Below is a genomic region from Microbacterium galbinum.
GAGCTCGCCCAGCTGCCCGAGTCGACGACGACCCCGGCCACACAGGACCCGCGTCTGGTGCGGCACAACCGCATCACGCACCTCGACGAGGTCCCCGACGACTCGGGCCGCCTGATGGTGCCCGACAACAACGCGATCCTGTACCTCGTCGACAAGGCGTCGGGCGAGTACGTGCCGTACCTCAATGTGCGCGACGAGTTCGTCGACAACTTCCACAACAGCGCAGGACTGGGCACCGGACTCGGCGCGGCCGAGTTCCACCCGGACTTCGCCGAGAACGGGCTCTTCTACACCGTGCACACCGAGGGCGGCACGGCACTCACCGAGGACACCCCGGACTTCCCGGCCTACGGCAACACGCAGTTCCACAGCGTGATCACCGAGTGGACGGCATCCGACCCCTCGGCGGAGACGTTCTCCGGCACGCACCGCGAGGTCATGCGCATCCCCTTCGGCGGACGCGTGCACACGGTGCAGCAGATCGCGTTCAACCCGACGGCTGCCGAAGGCACCGCCGAGCACGGCATCCTGTACATCCTCGTCGGCGACGGCGGTAACGGTGTCGGCAACGGCAACCCGCAGGATCTCGCCACCCCGCAGGGCAAGGTGCTGCGCATCGACCCGACCGGTGACGACAGCGAGAACGGCGCGTACGGCATCCCCGCCGACAATCCGTTCCTCGACGACGCGGACGCGCTGCCCGAGATCTACGCGGTGGGTCTGCGCGACCCGCACCGCATCAGCTGGGATCCCGAGGGCGACCACACCATGTACCTCGCCCACATCGGCGAGTGGCAGGTCGAGTCGATCTACGCCGTCGAGCCGGGCGACAACTTCGGCTGGTCGGTGCGCGAGGGCTCGTTCCTCGCCGAGAACCGGCAGATCTTTCCGCTGCCCGAAAACGACGCCGAGTTCGGCTTCACCTACCCGGTCGCCGCCTACGACCACAACCGCGACCCCGGCCAGACCGGTGACGCGGGCGTGGCCGTGAACGGCGGCTTCGTCTACCGCGGTGACATCGAGGCGCTGCAGGGCCGGTACCTGTTCACCGATCTGGTGCGCGGATGGGTGCTCTCGACGCAGGCCGACGAGATGGTCCGCAACGCGGGCGACATCGACGATCTCGCCACGATCGAGCAGCTGCGCGTGTTCGAGGACGGCGAGGAGACCACCTTCCAGGAGCTGGTGGGCGACACGCGCGTCGACCTGCGCTTCGGATCGGATGCCGACGGCGAGCTGTACCTCGTCTCGAAGGCGAACGGCAAGATCTGGAAGGTGACGGGCGCCCGCGAGGCGGGCCCGTCGTCGCCGTTCGTGCTGCCGGAGCTGGCGCCGAACGTCGTCACCCACCACGACTTCGACCACCCGGGCGCCGACCCGACGGTCGAGGTCGACCAGGGGCGCTCGGGCACCGACATCGCGCTGATCAACGGCGGCGTCGAGCAGCGGGTCGCCGACCGGGCGTACCCGGGGGCGGGCAAGGCGCTGCAGACGCAGCAGATGAGCCCGACCACGGCCTCGAACGACGACTGGAAGGCCGGGGTCTACGACGCCGCGGGCGTCGACACGCTCGGTGACTTCGCCGGTGCCGAGGAGATCTCGGTGATGGGCTGGTTCAAGCCCACCGGCGATCATCCGGCGCTGAACTCCGGCACCGCCAACCCCGACGACGTCTACAACGCGATCGGTCTCGCGGGCGTGCTCACCGGCACTTCCGACGGCCATGCGGTGCGTGCGCTGCTCGAGGTCATCACGGTCGACGGCGAGCTCAAGCTCGTCGCCCTCGGTCGTCGGGTCGACGGGGCGGGGTCGTGGACGTTCGCGGCCGACCTGCCGTGGGACGAGATCCTGAAGAAGGGGCAGTGGGTGCATCTCGCCGCCACCTTCGACTTCGCCGGCGGCGAGATGAAGCTGTACATGAACGGCGAGGAACTCGCCGGGCGGTACACCGCGGCGAACCCGTGGGGTGGGGGCGCGACGAGCGACACCACGCCCGCGGGCATCAAGATCGGCGGCAGCTTCCCGCAGAACACGCGCGAGGCCAACCCGTTCCACGGTCGCATGGACGACGTGATGCTGCTCGACACGGTGCCGACCGCCGAGCAGATCGCGGCGCAGTACGCGCTCTACGCGGTTCCGCCCGTCGAGCCGCCGGCACCCGCCGCCTGCACGCCGGACGGGCAGGTGATCACCGACGTGATGGGTGAGGAGAACTGGGCACCGCGCACGCCGGCGAAGTGGGACTTCCCCGGCGATCAGATCGTGCTCACCGAGGCGGGCGCGAACCCGAACGACGGCATCCGTCGTCCCTTCGAGTACGCCGTGCTGAACGAGGGGCCCGAGCTCGGATCGTTCGACCTCTCGGCCCAGGTGCGCATCGACGAGAAGGCGTCGGTCAACAACCGCGACGTCATCATCGTGTTCGGGTGGAAGTCCGACACGGAGTACTCGTACGTGCACCTGTCGAAGGACAACACGATCTACCCGCACAACGGCATCTTCACCGTGAACAACGCCGACCGCGTGCGGGTCGACGATCAGTGGGACGGTACGGTCGGCGCCCCGCCGGCGATCACCGACGAGGAGTGGCACGACGTGCGCGTGGTGCGCTGCGACACGGGTGAGGTGGCCGTCTATCTCGACGGACTCGACACCCCGCTGCTCACCGCGACCGACACCACGTTCCCCGAGGGACGGGTGGGCTTCGGCTCGTTCGACAACTTCGGGCGCCTGCGCGACCTGACGGTCACGGCGGCTGCGACCGACGCCACGGCTCCGGCCGTGACGGTCAAGACGGATGTCGGGGCGACGGTGGGCCGTGACGGCGTCTACTCGAAGGTCTCGTTCAAGCTGCACGACGAGGGGCTGGTCGCAGGCCTCGCGCTCAACGGCGTCGAGAAGGACGTGACGGATGCCGTCTGGTCCGACCTCAACGGTGTGAAGCCCGGGGTGTTCGGCGCGGTGGAGGGCGCGAACACCCTGGTCGTGCGCGACGCGGCGGGCAACGAGACGACCGTGCGGTTCACGCTCGACGTCACGCCGCCCACCGTCACGGCCAAGACCGGCTCCGCGTTCACGATCGGCGCCGACGGCGTCTTCTCGAAGGTGTCGTTCAAACTGAACGACGCCTTCAAGATCGACCGCGTGACGGTGAACGACACCGGCACCGACCTGAGCGACAACGTCTGGTCGGATCTGAACAACGTGAAGCCCGGGTCGTTCGGAGCGGTGCTCGGCGAGAACGTGCTCACCGTGCACGACGTGGCGGGCAACGCGACGGAGGTGAGGTTCACGCTCGTGCCGTAGCCGCGGCATCCGTTCGGGAGGCCTCCTGGATCTTCCGGAGGCCTCCCGAATCCTCCGGCGTATGGGCATTCCTCTCCATCGCGCGGGAATCGGCCCGCCGATACGGTTCTCGGAGGCTCGCCCGACGCGGTGAGCGGTGACGAAGCGGGGGCGACATGCAGGACTCATCGACGACGAGGCGGATGTTCGGGCCCGCGCGGGCGGTGTCTCTCGCGTTCGGAGATCCCTCTCCGCTGCTCGCATACGCCGTGCCGTCGGCACTGGCCGCCGCGGTCGCCGGAGGCGTCGCGACGACGGTGGCGGCCGATGACCTGTCGATCGTGAACCACGCTCCCGCCCTCGTGGCCGCGAGCCCGAGTGCGTTCGTGGGCGCTGCCGCGTTCACCGTCGTCCTGGCTCTCGCCCAGGCCTTCGGCCTCACCGCCGCGACCTCCGCGCTTCTCGCCCGCGTCGACGGTCGCCGTCTCCCGGCGCGAGCGGCGTGGGCTCGCGCCGCTCGGCGTCCGGGCGCCGTGGCGATCGCAGCGGCGGTCTCCCTCGTCGCGGCGAGCGTGCTCCTGCTGGTCTCGATCCTCCTGAGCGTCCAGCCCGTGCTGGGCATCGTCGCCGCGATCGTGCTGCTCATCGCCGTCATCGTGCTCGCCCCGCTGGCGCTCGCGTGGCCGCTGCTCGTCGCGGGCACGCATCCGATCGGCGCCGCCCTCGCGGCAGGATGGCGGTCACCGCGGGCGTTCCAGGGGCGCGCGGCCGAGCCGCTCGGCAGTCCGCGCTTCGCCCTCGTCTTCACCGCCGTGTCGACCGGGATCATCGTGCTGGTCATCGGGTGGCTGGCGTCGACGCTCCCGCCCGGCTGGTGGACTCCGGTCGTGACCGCGGGGCTGGCGCTGGTCTCCACCGCCGTGGTCCAGGTGCTCCTGTCTGCGGTCGCGGTGCGCGGGGCCGCGCTGCGCTCCGACGCGCCGCTCACCCCGGACGAGGGGGCGGTGGGTGCGGAGCGGTCACCCGCGCGCACCGGCCGCGGCGGGATGCTGCCCGGCGTGGCCGTCCTCCTGGCTCCCGCGGTCCTCGCGGGTGCGCTGGTCGCGCTGAATCCGTGGCAGGTCCCGGCGTTCGCCGCCGCCGACGTGCACCGTGTGTGGACGTCGCCGCAGATCGTCGGGTGGCAGGGCGGCAGCGTCCTGATCTCGCGTCTCGGCGGCGAGGACGCGACGGTGCGTGCGTGCGACGACGACGCGTGCGGTCCCGTTCGGGAGATGGCGTCGATCCTCCCGTCCGCGATCGCGAGCGCCGACGACGGCGGGGTGCTCTCGGCGTCATGGATACCGGTCGAGGGGGCCGACGATTCCTCCGGCAGCTTCGAACTGCGCGTGACCCACAGCTCCACGGAGCAACTCGCGGAATGGTCGACGATGTCCGAGGCGAGCGGATCGCACGACGCACCGGAGCGCGGTCTGC
It encodes:
- a CDS encoding PQQ-dependent sugar dehydrogenase, giving the protein MQKRNTRSTSAHRRTDAVPPGGRRHRRAGAAAIAAAMIGTLLAAAPATADATFPEVIDFEGYERTALNGQDGWTASAAPRVVADPLNGNNQVVESVGGGQQAFREIPAIAEGTTGTLFFRFLRTGSVDTSFGLTDVDAPNDYTHSRAYVNNQNDDVLRVRDGNAFKSAGVWSRDAWQCVWIVADNATDKVAVYSQGGAYDEITRLPEGTEQQFGFRQAVNGDLDRFFWKNGATSTGRLLLDDVAVDTTGENLAIATGNEGDCAPGETPAEPLLNPLPDPELSSLGIEVTELAQLPESTTTPATQDPRLVRHNRITHLDEVPDDSGRLMVPDNNAILYLVDKASGEYVPYLNVRDEFVDNFHNSAGLGTGLGAAEFHPDFAENGLFYTVHTEGGTALTEDTPDFPAYGNTQFHSVITEWTASDPSAETFSGTHREVMRIPFGGRVHTVQQIAFNPTAAEGTAEHGILYILVGDGGNGVGNGNPQDLATPQGKVLRIDPTGDDSENGAYGIPADNPFLDDADALPEIYAVGLRDPHRISWDPEGDHTMYLAHIGEWQVESIYAVEPGDNFGWSVREGSFLAENRQIFPLPENDAEFGFTYPVAAYDHNRDPGQTGDAGVAVNGGFVYRGDIEALQGRYLFTDLVRGWVLSTQADEMVRNAGDIDDLATIEQLRVFEDGEETTFQELVGDTRVDLRFGSDADGELYLVSKANGKIWKVTGAREAGPSSPFVLPELAPNVVTHHDFDHPGADPTVEVDQGRSGTDIALINGGVEQRVADRAYPGAGKALQTQQMSPTTASNDDWKAGVYDAAGVDTLGDFAGAEEISVMGWFKPTGDHPALNSGTANPDDVYNAIGLAGVLTGTSDGHAVRALLEVITVDGELKLVALGRRVDGAGSWTFAADLPWDEILKKGQWVHLAATFDFAGGEMKLYMNGEELAGRYTAANPWGGGATSDTTPAGIKIGGSFPQNTREANPFHGRMDDVMLLDTVPTAEQIAAQYALYAVPPVEPPAPAACTPDGQVITDVMGEENWAPRTPAKWDFPGDQIVLTEAGANPNDGIRRPFEYAVLNEGPELGSFDLSAQVRIDEKASVNNRDVIIVFGWKSDTEYSYVHLSKDNTIYPHNGIFTVNNADRVRVDDQWDGTVGAPPAITDEEWHDVRVVRCDTGEVAVYLDGLDTPLLTATDTTFPEGRVGFGSFDNFGRLRDLTVTAAATDATAPAVTVKTDVGATVGRDGVYSKVSFKLHDEGLVAGLALNGVEKDVTDAVWSDLNGVKPGVFGAVEGANTLVVRDAAGNETTVRFTLDVTPPTVTAKTGSAFTIGADGVFSKVSFKLNDAFKIDRVTVNDTGTDLSDNVWSDLNNVKPGSFGAVLGENVLTVHDVAGNATEVRFTLVP